A single genomic interval of Pelagerythrobacter marensis harbors:
- a CDS encoding ATP-dependent helicase, translating to MPPLETAQEAAAGGEIPLYAARLNAPQREAVLTTEGPVLMLAGAGTGKTAALTARLAHLVATRRAWPSEILCVTFTNKAAREMRERVAHHLGEAVEGMPWLGTFHSIGAKMLRRHAELVGLQSNYTIIDTDDQLRLLKQLIVDNDVDEKRWPARQLAGLIDRWKNRGLNPDDLDAIENEAYANGRGQQFYRLYQARLKALNACDFGDLLLHMLNIFRQEREVLAHYQQRFKYILVDEYQDTNQVQYLWLRLLAQERKNICVVGDDDQSIYSWRGAEVANILRFEKDFPGAHVVRLEQNYRSTPHILAAASGLIDANSQRLGKSLWTEVDSGDKVRVIGVWDAPEEARRVGEEIERLEREGAPLDRIAILVRAQYQTREFEDRFIQIGLNYRIVGGFRFYERAEIRDALAYLRVIAQPQDDLAFERIYNQPKRGLGAKTLEKMHQHARRTGLPLAAATLQLADSDELPARAANAIGNLMRQFLAWREQAEKVAPAELLRTVLEDTGYNAMLQAEKTAEASGRLENLSELARAMEEYETLGDFLEHVSLVMDNEAGDDREKVTIMTIHAAKGLEFDNVFLPGWEEGVFPSQRALDEGGLASLEEERRLAYVAITRARRRCTILHAANRRIYGQWTSSIPSRFVGELPADHIEEETTLTGGASLWRAGMSEHEDPFAHLATNRPERAGTRGPGWQRALSTGYDASPRRLRETTRSAASFAAKPRTDIAVGQRVFHDKFGYGIVTDQEGNRLEIEFEQAGTKRVIDSFVSLA from the coding sequence ATGCCCCCTCTCGAAACCGCTCAGGAAGCTGCCGCCGGCGGCGAAATTCCCCTTTATGCCGCGCGACTTAACGCGCCGCAGCGCGAGGCCGTTCTGACCACCGAGGGACCGGTTCTGATGCTGGCGGGCGCCGGCACGGGCAAGACCGCGGCGCTTACCGCACGCCTCGCACATCTCGTCGCGACCCGGCGCGCCTGGCCGAGCGAAATTCTTTGCGTCACTTTCACCAACAAGGCCGCGCGCGAGATGCGCGAACGTGTGGCGCACCATCTGGGCGAAGCGGTGGAAGGGATGCCCTGGCTGGGCACGTTCCATTCGATCGGGGCGAAGATGCTTCGCCGCCATGCGGAACTGGTCGGCCTGCAATCGAACTACACGATCATCGACACCGACGATCAGCTTCGCCTGCTCAAGCAGTTGATCGTCGACAACGACGTCGACGAGAAGCGCTGGCCGGCGCGCCAGCTCGCCGGGTTGATCGACCGGTGGAAGAATCGCGGCCTCAATCCCGACGATCTCGATGCGATCGAGAACGAAGCCTATGCCAACGGCCGCGGGCAGCAGTTCTACCGGCTATATCAGGCGCGGCTGAAAGCCCTGAACGCCTGCGATTTCGGCGACCTGCTGCTGCACATGCTGAACATTTTCCGGCAGGAGCGCGAGGTGCTCGCGCATTATCAGCAGCGCTTCAAATATATCCTGGTCGACGAGTATCAGGATACCAACCAGGTCCAGTATCTCTGGCTCCGCCTTCTGGCGCAGGAGCGCAAGAACATCTGCGTGGTCGGGGACGACGATCAGTCGATCTATTCGTGGCGCGGTGCGGAAGTCGCCAATATCCTGCGGTTCGAGAAGGATTTTCCTGGCGCGCATGTCGTCCGGCTGGAACAGAATTACCGCTCCACCCCCCACATCCTCGCCGCCGCATCCGGCCTGATCGACGCCAACAGCCAGCGGCTCGGCAAGAGCTTGTGGACCGAAGTCGACAGCGGCGACAAAGTGCGCGTGATCGGTGTGTGGGACGCGCCCGAGGAAGCGCGCCGCGTGGGCGAGGAGATAGAACGGCTGGAGCGCGAGGGCGCCCCGCTCGATCGCATCGCGATCCTCGTGCGCGCGCAATACCAGACTCGCGAGTTCGAGGACCGTTTTATCCAGATCGGCCTGAACTACCGCATCGTCGGCGGATTCCGGTTCTACGAGCGCGCCGAGATCCGCGACGCTCTCGCCTATCTGCGCGTCATCGCCCAGCCGCAGGACGATCTCGCTTTCGAACGGATATACAATCAGCCCAAGCGGGGCCTGGGCGCGAAGACGCTGGAGAAGATGCACCAGCACGCTCGCCGCACCGGGCTGCCCCTGGCGGCCGCTACCTTGCAGCTGGCGGACAGCGACGAGTTGCCGGCGCGGGCCGCGAACGCGATCGGCAACCTCATGCGCCAGTTCCTCGCCTGGCGCGAGCAGGCCGAAAAGGTGGCCCCGGCAGAGCTGCTCCGCACCGTGCTGGAAGACACAGGATACAACGCCATGCTCCAGGCCGAGAAGACGGCGGAGGCTTCGGGGCGGCTGGAGAACCTGTCCGAACTCGCGCGGGCGATGGAGGAATACGAGACGCTTGGCGACTTCCTCGAACATGTCAGCCTGGTGATGGACAACGAGGCCGGCGACGACCGCGAGAAAGTCACCATCATGACCATCCACGCCGCCAAGGGGCTGGAGTTCGACAACGTCTTCCTGCCCGGCTGGGAAGAAGGCGTGTTCCCTTCGCAGCGGGCGCTGGACGAAGGTGGGCTGGCGAGCCTCGAGGAAGAGCGGCGCCTGGCCTATGTCGCGATCACCCGGGCGCGGCGCCGCTGCACGATCCTGCACGCCGCCAACCGGCGGATTTACGGCCAGTGGACCAGCAGCATTCCCAGCCGCTTCGTGGGGGAGCTGCCCGCCGACCATATCGAGGAGGAAACCACGCTGACCGGCGGCGCCTCCCTGTGGCGCGCCGGCATGAGCGAGCACGAAGATCCGTTCGCGCATCTCGCCACGAACCGACCCGAGCGCGCGGGAACGCGCGGCCCGGGCTGGCAGCGCGCCCTCTCGACCGGCTACGACGCCAGCCCCAGGCGGCTACGCGAAACGACGCGCAGCGCCGCCAGCTTCGCCGCGAAACCCCGCACCGACATCGCGGTCGGCCAGCGCGTGTTTCACGACAAGTTCGGCTACGGCATCGTGACCGACCAGGAAGGCAACCGGCTGGAAATCGAGTTCGAGCAAGCCGGCACCAAGCGGGTGATCGACAGCTTCGTTTCGCTCGCTTGA
- the rsmD gene encoding 16S rRNA (guanine(966)-N(2))-methyltransferase RsmD — protein sequence MRIVAGEWRGRRLAAPKSDATRPTADRTRETLFSMLASRLSDFAGLRVADLFAGSGALGLEALSRGAAHCLFVEQEQDALQAIRGNISALEARGRSEVRAGSVMALGPADAAKDLLLLDPPYGTGAGAVALDRLLRLGWIGGATWIAVETGADETVAVKGLIAETERRVGKAKLTLLRLADGS from the coding sequence ATGAGGATCGTTGCCGGCGAATGGCGCGGACGCAGGCTGGCCGCGCCCAAAAGCGACGCCACCCGGCCCACCGCGGATCGCACGCGCGAAACGCTGTTCTCGATGCTGGCCAGTCGTCTCAGCGATTTCGCCGGGCTGCGGGTGGCCGATCTCTTCGCCGGTTCGGGTGCGCTCGGGCTGGAGGCGCTGTCGCGAGGGGCCGCGCACTGCCTGTTCGTGGAGCAGGAGCAGGACGCGCTCCAGGCGATCCGGGGCAACATCTCCGCGCTCGAGGCGCGTGGGCGGAGCGAAGTTCGCGCGGGTTCGGTGATGGCACTCGGCCCTGCCGACGCGGCGAAGGACCTCCTGCTGCTCGATCCGCCCTATGGCACCGGCGCGGGCGCGGTTGCGCTCGATCGCTTGCTCCGCCTGGGCTGGATCGGGGGCGCGACCTGGATAGCGGTCGAAACCGGCGCCGACGAGACGGTCGCGGTCAAGGGGCTGATCGCGGAAACGGAACGGCGGGTCGGCAAGGCGAAGCTGACTCTGCTGCGCCTTGCCGACGGTTCCTGA
- a CDS encoding pseudouridine synthase encodes MAQDEKPEGERIAKLLARAGVASRREVERMIADGRVSLHGKVLQTPATIIPTLRGVTVDGKPVGKADRTRLFAFHKPTGLITAEHDPKGRPTIYTALRNALPKDAGRVMPVGRLDLNTEGLLLLTNDGEFKRAMELPASGIPRTYRARTFGEVTQAQLESLIDGIAIDGIRYGRIDANMERRTGRNQWIELTITEGKNREIRRVLEHLGLQVSRLIRTGYGPFAIGDLPRGQAVEIPKQEVERFRSGLKRKP; translated from the coding sequence ATGGCACAGGACGAGAAGCCCGAAGGCGAACGCATCGCCAAACTGCTCGCGCGCGCGGGCGTCGCCAGCCGGCGCGAGGTGGAGCGGATGATCGCCGACGGCCGCGTTTCGCTGCACGGCAAAGTCCTTCAAACCCCCGCGACGATCATACCGACGCTGCGCGGCGTGACGGTCGACGGCAAGCCGGTGGGCAAGGCCGACCGCACGCGCCTGTTCGCGTTCCACAAGCCGACGGGACTGATCACCGCCGAACACGATCCGAAAGGGCGCCCCACGATCTACACCGCGCTTCGCAATGCCCTGCCGAAAGACGCGGGACGGGTGATGCCGGTGGGCAGGCTGGACCTCAATACCGAAGGGCTGCTGCTGCTGACCAACGATGGCGAGTTCAAGCGCGCGATGGAACTGCCCGCCAGCGGCATTCCGCGCACTTATCGCGCGCGCACGTTCGGCGAGGTGACGCAGGCGCAACTCGAAAGCCTGATCGACGGGATCGCGATCGACGGCATCCGCTACGGCCGGATCGATGCGAACATGGAACGGCGCACCGGCCGCAATCAGTGGATCGAGCTGACGATTACCGAAGGCAAGAACCGCGAAATCCGCCGCGTGCTCGAACACCTGGGACTTCAGGTCAGCCGCCTGATCCGCACCGGATACGGCCCCTTCGCGATCGGCGACCTGCCGCGCGGGCAGGCGGTCGAAATCCCCAAGCAAGAGGTCGAGCGTTTCCGCAGCGGCCTGAAGCGCAAGCCATGA
- a CDS encoding aromatic ring-hydroxylating oxygenase subunit alpha: MATIDTKHPARRPTEGMLALARAIASGESRAEAGVTQVPAGVYTDPDYFVREKSAIYDRLPQILAPSVLLPDPGMAVPHDATGRPLLITRDGDGKAHVFLNVCRHRGTRLVEGGEPLCQKRLVCPYHAWTYSVDGRLLALPRPDTFPGLDKGAMGLIELPCRETGGLIWFCPQEETADFAYAEKLGEDFDALGMGDHVLFRRKTHAVAANWKLIMDAFLESYHVTRLHAQTIGPFFKDGVTSGDMVGPHARSAVGRLEEMEAVDLTDMAALRRVVTFAYQLIPGALIIPSPDYINVMTMMPQGHDRTLVEDFMLIPEPPATDKARDHWERSWALLDGGVFAGEDFRAAELGQQGLATGAVPALTLGTLEGGIRRFHETVEEALRAAN, from the coding sequence ATGGCAACTATCGACACCAAACATCCCGCGCGGCGGCCGACCGAAGGCATGCTGGCGCTGGCGCGGGCCATCGCAAGCGGGGAAAGCCGGGCCGAGGCGGGTGTGACGCAAGTCCCCGCCGGCGTTTACACCGACCCGGACTATTTCGTGCGGGAGAAAAGCGCGATCTACGATCGCCTGCCGCAGATCCTCGCCCCCTCTGTGCTGCTCCCCGATCCCGGGATGGCCGTGCCGCACGATGCCACCGGCCGCCCGCTGCTGATCACGCGCGACGGCGACGGCAAGGCGCATGTCTTCCTCAACGTCTGCCGCCATCGGGGGACGCGCCTGGTCGAGGGTGGGGAACCGCTGTGCCAGAAGCGGCTCGTCTGCCCCTACCATGCCTGGACCTATTCGGTGGACGGGCGCCTGCTCGCCCTGCCCCGGCCCGACACGTTCCCGGGCCTCGACAAGGGCGCGATGGGGCTGATCGAACTGCCCTGCCGCGAGACCGGCGGACTGATCTGGTTCTGCCCGCAGGAAGAAACCGCCGACTTCGCTTATGCGGAGAAACTGGGCGAGGATTTCGATGCGCTGGGCATGGGCGACCACGTGCTGTTCCGCCGCAAGACCCACGCGGTGGCGGCGAACTGGAAGCTCATCATGGACGCCTTCCTCGAAAGCTACCACGTCACCCGGCTCCACGCGCAGACGATCGGGCCGTTCTTCAAGGACGGGGTGACCTCGGGCGACATGGTGGGGCCGCATGCCCGCTCCGCGGTGGGCCGGCTGGAGGAGATGGAAGCGGTCGATCTGACCGACATGGCCGCGCTGCGCCGCGTGGTCACGTTCGCCTACCAGCTGATCCCCGGCGCGCTGATCATCCCCAGCCCCGACTACATCAACGTCATGACGATGATGCCCCAGGGGCACGACCGGACGCTGGTGGAAGATTTCATGCTCATCCCCGAGCCCCCCGCCACAGACAAGGCACGCGATCACTGGGAGCGGAGCTGGGCGCTGCTCGACGGCGGAGTCTTCGCCGGCGAAGACTTCCGCGCGGCCGAACTGGGGCAGCAGGGCCTGGCAACGGGCGCGGTTCCCGCGCTTACGCTCGGCACCCTCGAAGGCGGCATCCGCCGGTTCCACGAAACGGTCGAGGAAGCGTTGCGCGCGGCGAACTGA
- a CDS encoding AmpG family muropeptide MFS transporter, producing the protein MAGVAEEKRKISAWRALGMALGNRKTGFMLLFGFASGLPFALFLGTLFAWLTEAEVDLETMGIFSLIGLAYAFQFLWSPLIDKVNIPVLRRLGRRKQWIVPMQLALGTILITMSLLEPQTQLGWFSLLAGIGAFASATQDIAINAWRIDVADERATIDILSSVYQMGYRLSSLVGGALGLIIAARIGWPETYALMGAILLGVGFIGLWAPNANENAADVAIESEQQIRALRQAGELEPAIRNRALAVVGLLWAGAIGVVLAFMVMSLSYAPEDRPNPTEFTLNIGPWIIVATIVLPALVAGWLASKKHRGEHLLEVDERPATGGAYVLDHLYRALVLPLVELVGRMGWSLVLIFAVVLTYRICDAIWGTFAYPFYLGELQYTNDDVAFASKFFGVGAIIAGLALGGLMLTVIGRMATLLIGGILAALTNLLYADMAIGGHNMQAFSDAIGFTYLIEQVPGIGDADLAKLTITIGFENLAIGIAGAAYVAWLSSIVSKKFSAVQYALLSSLTLLVGTLGRGALGEMIEEQGYFDVFVLTTWIGLGAAVLVCFEWWRQSRMKGDAGVIAPEAGQVAAPAE; encoded by the coding sequence ATGGCCGGGGTCGCAGAGGAAAAAAGGAAAATCTCCGCCTGGCGCGCGCTCGGTATGGCCCTGGGCAATCGCAAGACCGGCTTCATGCTTCTGTTCGGTTTTGCCAGCGGGCTGCCTTTCGCGCTGTTCCTGGGCACGCTGTTCGCATGGTTGACCGAGGCGGAGGTCGATCTCGAGACGATGGGCATCTTCTCGCTGATCGGCCTCGCCTACGCGTTCCAGTTTTTGTGGTCGCCGCTGATCGACAAGGTCAACATCCCGGTCCTGCGCCGGCTCGGACGGCGCAAGCAATGGATCGTTCCGATGCAACTGGCGCTGGGCACGATCCTGATCACGATGAGCCTGCTTGAACCGCAAACGCAACTCGGGTGGTTCAGCCTGCTCGCCGGGATCGGCGCCTTCGCCAGCGCGACCCAGGACATCGCGATCAATGCATGGCGCATCGATGTCGCCGACGAGCGCGCAACGATCGACATCCTCTCGTCGGTCTATCAAATGGGCTACCGTCTCTCCTCGCTCGTCGGAGGCGCATTGGGCCTGATCATTGCGGCGCGGATCGGCTGGCCCGAAACCTACGCCCTGATGGGCGCGATCCTGCTCGGAGTCGGCTTCATCGGCCTGTGGGCGCCCAATGCGAACGAGAACGCAGCCGATGTCGCGATCGAGAGCGAGCAGCAGATCCGTGCCTTGCGGCAGGCGGGTGAGCTGGAGCCTGCGATCCGCAACCGGGCGCTGGCGGTCGTGGGTCTGCTCTGGGCGGGTGCGATTGGCGTCGTGCTGGCCTTCATGGTCATGTCGCTGAGCTATGCCCCGGAAGATCGCCCCAATCCGACCGAGTTCACGCTCAATATCGGGCCGTGGATCATCGTGGCAACGATTGTCCTGCCTGCCCTGGTCGCAGGCTGGCTGGCGTCCAAGAAGCACCGCGGCGAGCATTTGCTGGAAGTCGACGAGCGGCCCGCGACAGGCGGCGCTTATGTGCTCGACCATCTCTATCGTGCGCTTGTCCTCCCGCTTGTCGAACTGGTCGGCCGGATGGGGTGGTCGCTGGTGCTCATTTTCGCGGTCGTCCTAACCTATCGCATCTGCGATGCGATCTGGGGCACATTCGCTTACCCGTTCTATCTGGGCGAGCTGCAGTACACGAACGATGACGTGGCTTTCGCGTCTAAGTTTTTCGGAGTGGGGGCCATTATCGCCGGGCTGGCGCTGGGCGGACTTATGCTCACCGTGATCGGGCGCATGGCGACGCTCCTGATCGGCGGAATCCTCGCTGCGCTGACCAACCTGCTCTATGCCGACATGGCGATCGGCGGGCACAATATGCAGGCTTTCAGCGATGCGATCGGCTTTACCTATCTGATCGAGCAGGTGCCGGGGATCGGGGATGCCGACCTGGCCAAGCTGACGATCACCATCGGCTTCGAAAACCTTGCCATCGGGATCGCCGGGGCGGCCTATGTCGCCTGGCTATCGTCCATTGTCTCGAAAAAGTTCAGCGCTGTGCAGTACGCGTTGCTCTCGTCGCTGACGCTGCTGGTGGGCACGCTGGGGCGCGGTGCGCTGGGGGAGATGATCGAGGAGCAGGGCTATTTCGACGTCTTCGTTCTCACGACCTGGATCGGCCTGGGGGCTGCTGTGCTGGTCTGTTTCGAATGGTGGCGCCAGAGCCGTATGAAGGGAGATGCAGGAGTCATCGCGCCCGAGGCGGGCCAGGTGGCGGCGCCTGCCGAGTGA